A stretch of the Crocinitomicaceae bacterium genome encodes the following:
- a CDS encoding OmpA family protein: MYKFGKAKDPRVYTDFNTEMVQHMDKHVNTAYTEILPVISPDGNTLYFIRSDHPVNTKGSYSTQDVWVADVSNGIDNATAEHMPAVPFNSLQYNMIAGVSPDGNSMVIKGIYDAEGNYVKRGYSVIYRTKEGWTKPQSLEIDSYDEMSVGNYTGAYWTQDGKHIILSMSEIDNDEEQDLYVTHLKDDGTWTKPVSLGSTINDNETDEHSPFMASDGKTLYYSTNKEGGLGSNDIYMVKREDDSWTKWSEPINLGEGVNTDQWDAYYSIDAQGKYAYMASAKNSKGKEDIVRIQLKEEVQPDPVVLITGKVLNQKTNEPLDAIITYNGLVDGKNYGIARTNPTTGEYTIVLPYGVNYDFTATAAGFIGVSENLDLTSVGEYQEIKRDLYLVPIEVGATVRLNNIFFETGKAELKTESYSELNRVIDFLQKNPNVKIELSGHTDNVGNADFNKTLSQKRADAVMAYLVSKGIDPSRLLAKGYGMEKPVADNATDEGKAMNRRVEFTILSN; the protein is encoded by the coding sequence ATGTATAAATTTGGTAAAGCAAAAGATCCACGTGTTTACACAGATTTCAACACGGAGATGGTGCAGCACATGGACAAACACGTTAACACGGCGTATACAGAAATTCTTCCGGTAATTTCTCCTGATGGTAACACACTTTATTTTATCAGATCTGATCACCCGGTGAATACAAAAGGTTCTTACTCTACGCAAGATGTTTGGGTAGCAGATGTAAGTAATGGTATTGATAATGCAACTGCTGAACACATGCCGGCTGTGCCATTCAACTCGCTTCAATATAACATGATTGCCGGTGTTAGTCCTGATGGAAACTCCATGGTTATTAAAGGTATTTATGACGCTGAAGGAAACTATGTGAAACGCGGTTATTCTGTAATTTATCGTACTAAAGAAGGATGGACAAAACCTCAGTCACTTGAGATTGATTCGTATGATGAAATGTCTGTTGGAAATTATACCGGCGCATATTGGACTCAAGATGGAAAACATATTATCTTATCTATGTCTGAAATTGATAATGATGAAGAACAAGATTTGTATGTTACACATTTGAAAGATGACGGAACATGGACCAAACCTGTTTCTCTTGGATCAACAATAAATGATAATGAAACTGACGAACATTCACCGTTCATGGCCTCTGATGGAAAAACGCTTTATTATTCAACCAATAAAGAAGGCGGTTTGGGAAGCAATGATATTTACATGGTGAAGCGTGAAGATGATTCTTGGACAAAATGGAGCGAGCCAATTAACCTGGGTGAAGGGGTAAATACTGATCAGTGGGATGCGTATTACTCTATTGATGCCCAAGGAAAATATGCGTACATGGCCAGCGCAAAAAATTCTAAAGGTAAAGAAGACATTGTACGTATTCAGTTGAAAGAGGAGGTACAACCTGACCCTGTAGTTTTGATTACCGGTAAAGTGTTAAATCAAAAAACAAATGAACCGCTTGACGCTATCATTACATACAATGGTTTAGTTGATGGAAAAAATTATGGTATTGCCAGAACAAATCCAACAACCGGTGAGTACACCATCGTATTGCCTTACGGAGTGAACTATGACTTCACTGCTACTGCTGCCGGATTTATTGGTGTATCAGAAAACCTTGACCTTACTAGTGTTGGAGAGTATCAAGAAATTAAAAGAGATCTTTACTTAGTACCAATTGAAGTGGGTGCAACAGTTAGGTTGAACAATATTTTCTTTGAAACCGGAAAGGCAGAATTGAAAACAGAATCATACAGTGAATTAAATCGCGTAATAGATTTCTTGCAAAAAAATCCGAATGTAAAAATTGAATTGTCTGGTCACACAGACAATGTGGGAAATGCAGATTTCAATAAAACACTCTCGCAAAAGCGAGCAGATGCTGTAATGGCTTACTTGGTTTCGAAAGGAATTGATCCTTCGCGCTTGTTGGCTAAAGGTTACGGTATGGAAAAACCTGTGGCAGATAACGCCACAGATGAAGGGAAAGCTATGAATAGAAGAGTTGAATTTACAATTCTATCCAACTAG
- a CDS encoding enoyl-CoA hydratase/isomerase family protein → MTYSNILTEQRGHILQITINRPNQLNALNKQTIEELHHALSSANQDKNTGVIILTGSGDKAFVAGADIKEFADFDKAKGKELSASGQKLLFDFVENMSKPVIAAVNGFALGGGLELAMSSHIRIASENAKMGLPEVSLGVIPGYGGTQRLAQLVGRGKAFEMITTAGMMNAQEALQWGLVNHVVPQAELLASAEKIASKILANSPNAIAAAIRCVNANFKDGINGYQQEIDEFGNCFDTVEFKEGTGAFLEKRKPNFRG, encoded by the coding sequence ATGACATATTCAAACATACTCACTGAGCAACGCGGGCATATTCTGCAAATCACAATCAATCGTCCCAATCAGCTGAATGCTCTGAATAAGCAGACTATTGAAGAGTTGCACCATGCGCTGTCCAGTGCAAATCAAGATAAAAATACCGGAGTAATTATTCTTACCGGATCAGGTGATAAAGCCTTTGTTGCCGGTGCTGACATTAAAGAATTTGCTGATTTTGATAAGGCAAAAGGAAAAGAACTTAGCGCCTCAGGACAAAAATTACTCTTTGATTTCGTTGAGAATATGAGTAAACCGGTGATTGCTGCCGTGAATGGTTTTGCCTTGGGCGGAGGACTTGAGCTTGCCATGTCTTCTCATATTCGTATTGCATCTGAGAATGCAAAAATGGGATTACCAGAAGTTTCTCTTGGTGTTATTCCCGGGTATGGCGGAACACAGCGTTTGGCGCAGTTAGTTGGAAGGGGCAAAGCTTTTGAAATGATTACCACAGCCGGCATGATGAATGCGCAAGAAGCCTTGCAATGGGGCTTAGTAAATCATGTTGTACCACAGGCTGAGTTGTTGGCATCTGCTGAAAAAATAGCTTCAAAAATTCTTGCTAACTCACCCAATGCTATTGCGGCCGCAATACGCTGTGTCAACGCCAATTTTAAAGATGGTATCAATGGCTATCAGCAGGAGATTGATGAGTTTGGCAATTGTTTTGACACGGTTGAATTTAAAGAAGGTACCGGCGCATTTCTTGAAAAGAGAAAACCAAATTTCCGCGGATAA
- a CDS encoding polysaccharide biosynthesis protein yields MSTLKKLAGQTAVYGLSTIFGRLLNYALVPLHVWIFAPAEFGVVGEFYAYATFLAVLLTFGLETTYFRFVSKSGNEEKTYTEIFSIILILNGIFLILGLLFSQAIANVLLYPQYQYIVMVFVVILVIDACTALPLARLRQQNQARKFALVNLSSIGAVILFNLIFILYAKRQVDGGDASSLASVLYSPAIGIGYVFIANLLGSLVKPLMLLNDLKKFKFSFPKADYKTYLMFAAPIALAGLAGMVNEAIDRPLLKYIVYAQSNDLEFASAQVGVYSANYKLSIIITLVIQAFRYAAEPFFFAQEKNADRAKIYSRVMTWFVIVVVFIFLSVSLSLDIFKWFLPKPAYWEGLHVVPVLLLANVFLGIYYNQSIWYKLADKPLYGAWIAVGGALMTLVLNFIFIPFFGYTGAAWATLFVYASMTAGSWYFGQKHYPIKYNLRKIALYLSVAIILCLLGLWLQGDQVTQNLLIGFIFSALFIGLVLFIERPLSSLRKTYFI; encoded by the coding sequence ATGAGCACCCTTAAAAAATTGGCAGGACAAACAGCTGTTTATGGTCTTTCTACCATCTTTGGAAGACTGTTGAACTATGCGCTGGTTCCGTTGCATGTTTGGATATTTGCCCCGGCTGAATTTGGCGTAGTGGGTGAGTTTTATGCGTATGCTACTTTTTTGGCGGTGCTGCTAACGTTTGGTCTTGAAACTACCTATTTCAGGTTTGTCAGCAAATCAGGTAATGAGGAAAAAACCTACACTGAAATCTTTTCAATCATCCTCATTCTGAATGGAATTTTTTTAATTCTTGGTCTACTCTTTTCACAAGCTATTGCGAATGTATTACTCTATCCGCAGTATCAATATATTGTGATGGTGTTTGTAGTTATTCTTGTAATTGATGCATGCACAGCGTTGCCTCTTGCCCGATTACGACAGCAGAATCAAGCCAGAAAATTTGCCTTGGTTAATCTGAGTTCAATTGGCGCAGTTATTCTATTCAATCTCATTTTTATTCTCTATGCAAAACGTCAGGTAGACGGGGGTGATGCAAGTTCGTTAGCAAGTGTGTTGTATTCGCCTGCCATAGGTATTGGATATGTTTTCATAGCAAATTTATTGGGCAGTTTGGTTAAACCGCTGATGTTATTAAACGACTTGAAAAAATTCAAATTCAGTTTTCCAAAAGCTGATTACAAAACTTATCTCATGTTTGCTGCACCCATTGCACTGGCTGGTTTAGCAGGTATGGTAAATGAAGCTATTGATCGGCCATTGCTAAAATATATTGTTTACGCACAGTCCAATGATCTTGAATTTGCGAGTGCACAGGTTGGTGTGTACTCTGCCAATTATAAATTATCTATCATCATAACCTTGGTGATACAAGCATTTAGATACGCGGCTGAACCGTTCTTTTTTGCCCAGGAGAAAAATGCTGACCGTGCAAAAATTTATTCAAGGGTAATGACCTGGTTTGTGATTGTGGTAGTTTTTATTTTTTTAAGCGTATCATTGTCTTTAGATATTTTTAAGTGGTTTTTGCCCAAACCTGCGTATTGGGAGGGTTTGCATGTTGTGCCTGTGCTGCTGTTAGCCAATGTGTTTTTAGGTATTTATTATAACCAGAGTATTTGGTATAAGCTGGCAGATAAACCTTTGTACGGAGCATGGATTGCTGTTGGTGGTGCTTTGATGACCCTGGTGTTGAATTTTATTTTCATTCCATTTTTTGGCTACACCGGCGCGGCATGGGCTACATTGTTTGTCTATGCGAGTATGACTGCCGGGTCGTGGTATTTTGGTCAAAAGCACTATCCTATCAAATACAATCTTAGAAAAATTGCGCTCTATCTGTCGGTCGCTATCATCTTGTGTTTACTGGGATTATGGTTGCAGGGTGATCAGGTGACACAGAATTTATTGATCGGGTTTATTTTCTCAGCACTATTTATTGGTCTTGTCCTGTTCATAGAAAGACCTTTATCCTCACTCAGAAAGACATATTTTATCTAA
- the dut gene encoding dUTP diphosphatase has protein sequence MQVDIINKSKHPLPKYETSSSAGVDLRANIEAPVVLKPLERALIKTGLFIALPHGYEAQVRPRSGLAYKNGITVLNSPGTIDADYRGEIGVILVNLSNENFTVQDGERIAQLIVAKHEQAEFVEVNVLSETTRGAGGFGSTGVK, from the coding sequence ATGCAAGTAGACATCATTAATAAATCAAAACATCCACTGCCAAAGTATGAGACAAGTTCGTCAGCAGGTGTTGATTTGAGAGCAAATATTGAGGCACCCGTAGTGTTGAAACCACTTGAAAGGGCTTTAATAAAAACCGGACTTTTCATTGCTTTACCTCACGGGTACGAAGCACAAGTGCGACCTCGCAGCGGTTTGGCTTATAAAAACGGCATAACGGTTTTAAATTCGCCGGGCACTATTGATGCTGATTATCGTGGTGAAATTGGTGTGATTTTGGTGAATCTTTCAAATGAAAATTTTACCGTGCAAGATGGTGAACGTATTGCGCAGCTGATTGTAGCTAAACATGAGCAAGCAGAATTTGTTGAAGTAAACGTGCTGAGTGAAACAACACGTGGAGCTGGTGGATTTGGAAGTACCGGGGTGAAATAA
- a CDS encoding nucleotidyltransferase produces the protein MKIIIPMAGRGSRLRPHTLTIPKPLVPVGGKPIVHRLVEDIARTLPQKIDEIAFVVGDFGKETENELIAVAEKLGAKGSIYYQHQALGTAHAVLCAEPCLTGPVVIAFADTLFRADFTFDNQTDGILWVSQIDDPSAFGVVKLDPEGFITDFVEKPKTFVSDLAMIGIYYFKNGDQLRDELKYLIDHNIVKGGEYQLPDALKNLTQKGVRFKPGRVDEWLDCGNKEVTVHTNQRVLEFDKDKKLIADSATLINSTIIPPCFIGNNVTIENSVIGPHVSVGEKSVVQNAVISNSIIQSNTRISCTVFKNAMIGNHAQIKGKMSDFSIGDYTTIEF, from the coding sequence ATGAAAATAATTATTCCCATGGCTGGCAGAGGCAGTCGGTTACGTCCGCACACACTCACAATTCCCAAGCCGCTTGTGCCTGTTGGCGGTAAACCTATTGTGCACCGCTTGGTTGAAGATATCGCCCGCACACTTCCGCAAAAAATTGATGAAATTGCTTTTGTGGTAGGTGATTTTGGAAAAGAAACAGAAAATGAATTGATTGCAGTTGCTGAAAAATTGGGTGCAAAAGGCAGTATCTATTATCAACATCAGGCATTAGGTACGGCGCATGCGGTATTGTGTGCTGAGCCTTGTTTAACGGGCCCGGTTGTTATTGCTTTTGCTGATACCCTGTTCAGAGCTGATTTCACGTTTGATAATCAAACGGATGGTATTCTTTGGGTGAGTCAAATTGATGACCCATCTGCTTTTGGTGTTGTTAAACTTGATCCGGAGGGCTTCATTACAGATTTTGTTGAGAAACCTAAAACTTTTGTCTCTGATTTGGCCATGATTGGGATTTACTATTTTAAAAATGGAGATCAGTTGCGTGATGAATTAAAATATTTGATTGATCATAACATTGTAAAAGGTGGCGAATATCAGTTGCCTGATGCGTTAAAAAATCTTACTCAAAAAGGCGTACGCTTTAAGCCGGGTAGGGTTGATGAATGGTTAGATTGTGGAAATAAGGAGGTAACTGTACACACAAATCAACGGGTATTGGAATTTGATAAAGACAAAAAACTAATTGCTGATTCAGCCACTCTTATCAACTCCACAATTATTCCGCCTTGCTTTATTGGTAATAATGTCACCATTGAAAATTCTGTTATTGGTCCGCATGTCTCAGTTGGAGAAAAATCTGTTGTACAAAATGCAGTCATCAGCAATTCAATTATTCAGTCTAACACTAGAATTAGCTGCACGGTTTTCAAAAACGCCATGATAGGCAATCATGCTCAAATCAAAGGAAAGATGTCAGATTTTAGTATTGGTGATTATACAACGATTGAATTTTAA
- a CDS encoding tetratricopeptide repeat protein, producing MFQKVNIHSGVTYANRKVLRYAFIAWLSVFIFSACKTQEESTHSTKPVDPREQFKTLFHEAMSEKMVGHYDRAVTLFEQCLSIEPENGAVNFALSELYILTGNVSKALIAGQAAYKSDNTNKWYALNLAQLYYRTGDFLKSAEYYEIALQDDEPNIELKYQYTDVLILSQQYEKAIAMLNEIETEIGRIPEFAIAKYEMYMIIEQPEKAQQEINLLLSENPKDTEMRKTLGIYYLGQDQFEKARLMGEEMIAINPDAGEGYFLTADAEIRLKNTQRGFDLYKQGFAKSDISLDRKLELLWTLSGMPFDYTNPDAKIAEQGLESLYVLVYDASLKNQTLHTYYGTFLLNQGKSEKALEQFKIVCDLNASDFSFWNQLLFLEQELSAFEFLYTDAQKAIELFPSQPVFYLHTGIGAYETKRYTEAEEFLFLGKDLVVNNPSLLADFYIHLGIMEFRQNHQSAAYAYFDQADQSNPTDAKATGIKAYYLYLDGKYAEANTSVSKGLLINPLNAQVLHAQGVLFLQQKNFTKALESLEMAAIHEPRNGLILEHYGDALFLTGAPDKALQMWIEASRHGNKSALLNKKIADKNYYEN from the coding sequence ATGTTTCAAAAAGTAAATATCCATTCCGGTGTTACGTATGCAAATCGTAAAGTATTACGTTATGCATTTATTGCATGGTTGAGTGTATTTATTTTTAGTGCTTGCAAGACACAAGAAGAAAGCACACATTCAACTAAACCGGTAGATCCGAGAGAACAATTCAAAACATTGTTCCATGAAGCCATGAGTGAAAAAATGGTGGGGCATTATGATCGCGCGGTAACGCTTTTTGAGCAATGTCTTTCCATAGAACCCGAAAACGGAGCAGTGAATTTTGCTTTATCTGAGCTTTATATTCTCACCGGAAATGTTTCCAAGGCGTTAATAGCCGGACAGGCGGCGTACAAATCAGACAACACGAATAAGTGGTATGCGCTTAATCTTGCACAATTGTATTATCGCACGGGTGATTTTTTAAAGAGTGCAGAGTATTATGAAATTGCCCTGCAAGATGATGAACCAAATATTGAATTAAAATATCAATATACTGATGTACTTATTCTGAGCCAGCAATATGAAAAGGCTATTGCTATGCTGAATGAAATTGAAACTGAAATTGGCAGAATACCTGAGTTTGCGATTGCCAAGTATGAGATGTATATGATCATTGAACAACCCGAAAAAGCACAGCAGGAAATTAATTTATTGTTGAGTGAAAACCCAAAAGATACTGAGATGAGAAAAACCTTGGGGATTTATTATTTGGGACAAGATCAATTTGAAAAAGCGCGTTTGATGGGTGAAGAAATGATCGCCATTAATCCGGATGCGGGTGAGGGGTATTTTTTAACTGCAGATGCTGAAATCAGATTAAAAAATACACAACGAGGTTTTGATTTGTATAAACAGGGCTTTGCAAAGTCTGATATTTCGTTAGACAGAAAATTGGAATTGTTGTGGACACTAAGTGGTATGCCATTTGATTACACAAATCCTGATGCAAAAATTGCTGAACAAGGTCTTGAAAGTTTGTACGTTTTGGTCTATGATGCTTCGCTGAAAAATCAGACATTGCACACGTATTATGGGACATTTTTACTCAATCAAGGAAAGAGTGAAAAGGCCTTGGAGCAATTCAAAATTGTGTGTGATTTGAATGCATCGGATTTTTCTTTCTGGAATCAGTTATTATTTCTTGAGCAAGAACTGAGCGCATTTGAATTTTTGTATACGGATGCGCAAAAGGCCATTGAACTTTTTCCATCACAACCGGTTTTTTATTTACACACGGGTATTGGTGCTTATGAAACAAAAAGATATACTGAGGCAGAAGAATTTTTATTTCTTGGAAAAGATCTGGTAGTGAATAATCCTTCTTTGCTGGCTGATTTTTATATTCATCTTGGCATTATGGAATTCAGGCAAAATCATCAATCAGCGGCATACGCGTATTTTGATCAGGCTGACCAAAGTAATCCAACAGATGCAAAAGCTACAGGCATCAAGGCGTATTATCTTTATTTGGATGGAAAGTACGCTGAAGCAAATACGTCTGTTTCAAAAGGTCTTTTAATCAATCCGCTAAACGCTCAGGTTTTGCACGCACAGGGCGTGTTATTTCTTCAACAGAAAAATTTTACAAAGGCACTTGAATCTTTAGAAATGGCTGCAATACATGAACCACGCAACGGCTTAATATTGGAACATTATGGTGACGCCTTATTTTTAACCGGCGCACCTGATAAAGCTTTACAAATGTGGATTGAGGCATCAAGACACGGAAATAAATCAGCTTTGCTGAATAAAAAAATTGCGGACAAAAACTATTATGAAAATTAA
- a CDS encoding DUF4292 domain-containing protein, translating into MKINSIHYIYTLTAAVSFLLLSCKTKADSGNEPMKRLNDKELLEHLDSINIIPFEFFYSKIGIDFTSSVRSNSFKATVKMKIDSAFSGTLSVGPVIGATYLVATDSIFFTDKMKSCYFKEDFKYLSMIFGTEIAYNFFQDLILGLPVGYDEDLKYNIKHTRDFYILSSYKKRELKKPDDKEEDNIFVQYYINTATRNLDKISIQVPSDTVDIDIDYMNRVNYDNFMLPELTKIRLVHPRDSIFVNMDYGSVKLNERKEIGINIPESYVKCD; encoded by the coding sequence ATGAAAATTAATTCAATTCACTATATATATACACTCACTGCGGCAGTTTCTTTCCTGTTGCTATCATGTAAAACAAAAGCTGATAGTGGTAACGAGCCAATGAAACGACTCAATGATAAAGAATTGCTTGAGCATTTGGATTCAATCAATATAATCCCCTTTGAATTTTTCTATTCAAAAATTGGTATTGACTTTACCAGTTCTGTGCGCTCTAATTCTTTCAAGGCAACAGTGAAAATGAAAATAGATTCTGCTTTCTCAGGCACGCTTAGTGTGGGTCCGGTAATTGGCGCCACCTATCTGGTTGCAACTGATTCTATTTTCTTTACTGACAAAATGAAAAGCTGTTATTTCAAAGAAGATTTCAAATATTTGTCAATGATTTTTGGAACTGAAATTGCCTATAACTTTTTTCAAGATTTGATACTGGGCTTGCCGGTTGGGTATGATGAAGATTTGAAATATAATATCAAACACACGCGTGACTTTTACATACTTTCAAGTTATAAGAAGAGGGAGTTGAAAAAACCGGATGATAAAGAAGAAGACAATATTTTTGTTCAGTACTACATCAATACAGCAACGCGTAACCTAGATAAAATATCAATTCAAGTGCCGTCTGATACGGTTGACATTGACATTGATTATATGAACAGAGTGAATTACGATAATTTCATGTTGCCCGAATTGACAAAAATACGCTTGGTGCATCCGCGTGATTCTATTTTTGTGAATATGGATTACGGATCTGTTAAACTGAATGAGAGAAAAGAAATTGGCATCAATATTCCTGAATCGTATGTTAAATGTGACTAA
- a CDS encoding peptidoglycan DD-metalloendopeptidase family protein, with translation MTKLIWILCFMCCAIVYGQQKESDRLKKEQSDLQKKISFTQNLLETTKENKENLTENINLIDRKIDYRNDLLNNLDKQLSQLALDIEDRKSEIEKLHVEIERQKTAYKVMLVHAYKMRNQSASLIFILSSDSFNQASRRMAYLKQLSKFRSDQIFKIQNGKKKLDQELAELETKKKEKDDLLNSQKTEQAQYINDREYQKKQIENLKGKEAQLQKELEAQKKKEKELKNALNAALNKEILDKKKKNDDKPMTEKEIKELELSNKGFEADKGKLPWPVSKGEITRGYGKQAHPVHINVYTYNNGVDITTVKGSTVRAVYDGEVSSVIVIPGAGKAVIIAHGDYRTIYSNLSETYVSKGDQVKTKDEIGVLLVNESGTSDVHFEICKITAEGDIVHVNPSYWIVPN, from the coding sequence GTGACTAAACTGATTTGGATACTTTGCTTTATGTGCTGTGCCATAGTTTATGGTCAGCAAAAGGAGAGTGATCGTCTTAAAAAAGAGCAGTCTGATTTGCAGAAGAAAATTTCTTTCACGCAGAATCTGCTTGAAACAACCAAAGAGAACAAAGAAAATCTCACAGAGAATATCAACCTGATTGATCGCAAAATTGACTACCGCAATGATTTGTTAAACAATTTGGACAAACAATTGAGTCAACTTGCGTTGGATATTGAAGACAGAAAAAGTGAAATTGAAAAATTGCATGTTGAAATTGAGCGCCAGAAAACCGCATATAAAGTGATGTTGGTGCATGCGTACAAAATGCGTAATCAAAGTGCGTCACTTATTTTTATCTTATCGTCTGATTCATTTAATCAAGCTTCTCGCAGAATGGCTTATCTCAAACAACTTTCTAAATTCAGATCTGATCAGATTTTCAAAATTCAAAACGGGAAGAAAAAACTTGATCAGGAATTGGCAGAACTTGAAACTAAAAAGAAAGAGAAAGATGATTTATTGAATAGTCAGAAAACTGAACAAGCTCAATATATTAACGACCGTGAATATCAGAAAAAACAAATTGAAAATCTAAAGGGAAAAGAAGCGCAACTACAAAAGGAATTAGAAGCACAGAAAAAGAAAGAAAAGGAATTAAAAAACGCACTCAACGCTGCTTTGAACAAAGAAATTTTAGACAAGAAGAAAAAGAATGATGACAAGCCAATGACAGAAAAGGAAATAAAGGAATTGGAATTAAGCAATAAAGGTTTTGAAGCAGATAAGGGGAAATTGCCATGGCCTGTGAGCAAGGGAGAAATTACGCGTGGGTATGGAAAACAGGCGCACCCTGTACATATCAATGTGTACACGTATAATAATGGGGTGGATATTACTACGGTTAAAGGTTCAACCGTGCGTGCAGTGTATGATGGTGAAGTGAGCAGTGTTATTGTAATTCCCGGCGCCGGAAAAGCAGTTATCATTGCGCATGGTGATTATAGAACCATTTATTCTAATTTATCAGAAACATACGTAAGCAAAGGAGATCAGGTAAAAACAAAAGATGAAATAGGTGTTTTACTTGTGAATGAATCCGGTACATCGGATGTGCATTTTGAAATTTGCAAAATCACGGCAGAAGGTGATATCGTGCATGTGAATCCATCTTACTGGATTGTTCCAAATTAG
- the pheS gene encoding phenylalanine--tRNA ligase subunit alpha, with protein sequence MELKEKIAEIRVSIDKSVLSSKAELETFRVQFLGSKGLVKGLYELLKEVPNESKKEFGQLINDVRTMAESKLAEATEQFSASGSYKGGDYDLTRPGEDLELGSRHPLAVVRNEIVEIFKRIGYTVSEGPEIEDDWHNFSALNFPPDHPARDMQDTFFIAKGDGSDPKSEIALRTHTSSVQVRVMESSKPPIRTISPGRVYRNEAISARAHCFFHQIEGLYIDKDVSFADLKQTLLYFAREMFGEKTQIRMRPSYFPFTEPSAEVDVSCTLCAGKGCNVCKYSGWLEIMGCGMVDPNVLEACGIDSNTYSGFAFGMGIERIAQLKFRVTDLRMYSENDIRFLKQFKAAF encoded by the coding sequence ATGGAATTGAAAGAAAAAATTGCTGAAATCCGCGTAAGTATTGATAAATCTGTGCTTTCATCAAAGGCTGAATTGGAAACCTTCAGGGTGCAATTTTTAGGCAGTAAAGGATTAGTTAAAGGTTTATATGAATTATTGAAAGAAGTTCCCAATGAGTCAAAAAAGGAATTTGGTCAACTGATCAATGATGTCAGAACCATGGCTGAATCTAAACTTGCTGAGGCTACTGAACAATTTTCAGCATCAGGTTCATATAAGGGCGGTGATTACGATTTGACCAGACCGGGAGAGGATTTGGAATTAGGCAGCAGACACCCGCTTGCTGTTGTGCGCAACGAAATTGTAGAAATTTTTAAACGCATCGGATATACCGTCTCTGAAGGACCGGAAATTGAAGACGACTGGCATAATTTTTCTGCATTGAATTTTCCACCTGATCATCCGGCAAGAGATATGCAGGACACTTTTTTTATTGCAAAAGGTGATGGTTCAGATCCAAAAAGTGAAATTGCATTGCGCACGCATACTTCTTCTGTTCAGGTGAGGGTGATGGAATCAAGCAAGCCACCAATACGCACTATTTCTCCTGGGCGTGTATATCGCAATGAAGCCATTTCAGCAAGAGCACATTGCTTTTTTCACCAGATTGAAGGATTATATATTGATAAAGATGTTTCATTTGCTGACTTGAAGCAAACACTATTATATTTTGCACGTGAAATGTTTGGTGAGAAAACTCAAATACGTATGCGCCCTTCGTATTTCCCTTTCACTGAGCCAAGTGCTGAGGTTGATGTTTCATGCACCTTATGTGCAGGTAAAGGATGTAATGTCTGTAAATATTCCGGCTGGCTTGAAATTATGGGTTGTGGCATGGTTGATCCTAATGTATTAGAGGCTTGTGGTATTGACAGTAATACCTACAGCGGATTTGCTTTTGGAATGGGCATTGAACGTATTGCTCAATTAAAATTCAGAGTGACTGACTTGAGAATGTACTCTGAAAATGACATCCGTTTTTTAAAGCAATTTAAAGCTGCTTTCTGA